The following proteins are encoded in a genomic region of Gossypium hirsutum isolate 1008001.06 chromosome D05, Gossypium_hirsutum_v2.1, whole genome shotgun sequence:
- the LOC107906154 gene encoding probable plastidic glucose transporter 3 isoform X1 — protein sequence MLEMLTSESFAFRSGESVYNSVEMRGRHVDSYSMYKRGTRDHVINTYDYDKEQVRLLSGVGKDIGNPSWKRSFPYILLAALSSFLFGYHLGVVNETLESMSHDLGFHGDTMAEGLVVSTCLGGAFVGSLFSGSIADGVGRRRAFQLCALPLIIGSSMSATAKNLWGMLLGRLFVGTGMGIGPPVAALYVAEVSPAYVRGTYGSCSQLATCLGLMGALFIGFPAKQIEGWWRMCFWASVAPAALLTVFMEFSVESPHWLFKRGRGADAEAEFEKLLGGPYVKGAMAELSKSQRGDEADTVKLSELFYGHHRKVVFMGSSLFALQQLSGINAVFYFSSTVFKSAGVPSESANICVGIANLLGSLFALVSMDKLGRKALLIASFSGMAVAMTIQATSASSLVSGSSVIYLSVGGMLLFVLTFAMGAGPVPGLLLSEMFPSRVRAKAMSICMAVHWMINSLVGLLFLRLLELLGPLVLNTIFATFCLLAVIFVKKNVLETKGKSLQDIEIALLPPV from the exons ATGTTAGAAATG TTAACATCTGAGAGTTTTGCCTTCCGTTCTGGGGAGAGTGTTTATAATAGCGTCGAAATGCGGGGACGACATGTCGATTCTTATTCCATGTACAAGCGTGGTACCAGAGACCACGTAATCAATACCTATGACTATGACAAAGAACAAG TACGATTGCTGAGTGGAGTGGGGAAAGATATTGGAAACCCGTCTTGGAAACGATCATTCCCGTATATACTCCTGGCAGCCTTATCTTCCTTCTTATTTGGTTACCATCTTGG AGTAGTTAATGAAACTCTAGAGAGTATGTCACATGACCTTGGTTTTCATGGGGATACCATGGCTGAAG GTCTGGTTGTAAGTACATGTTTAGGGGGTGCCTTTGTTGGATCGCTGTTCAGTGGTTCGATAGCAGATGGGGTTGGGCGTCGTAGGGCATTCCAGCTGTGTGCTTTACCTTTGATAATTGGATCTTCAATGAG TGCAACGGCAAAAAACCTTTGGGGCATGCTTCTAGGGAGGTTATTTGTTGGGACTGGAATGGGTATTGGCCCGCCTGTTGCAGCTCTTTACGTGGCAGAG GTTTCTCCTGCTTATGTAAGAGGTACATATGGAAGCTGTAGTCAACTTGCAACATGCTTAGGATTGATGGGTGCTCTATTTATCGGGTTCCCTGCTAAGCAAATTGAGGGTTG GTGGCGCATGTGTTTCTGGGCATCTGTTGCTCCTGCTGCTCTACTTACTGTTTTTATGGAGTTTTCTGTAGAAAGTCCCCATTGGCTTTTCAAG AGAGGAAGAGGTGCTGATGCTGAAGCTGAGTTTGAGAAACTTTTGGGAGGACCATATGTCAAGGGTGCAATGGCTGAATTGTCAAAGTCACAAAGAGGGGATGAGGCTGATACAGTCAAGCTCTCGGAGCTATTTTATGGCCATCATCGTAAAG TTGTTTTCATGGGATCTTCCCTTTTTGCTTTACAACAGCTCTCTGGTATAAATGCTGTTTTCTATTTCTCATCGACTGTCTTTAAAAGTGCTGGTGTACCCTCAGAGTCTGCAAACATATGTGTGGGAATTGCCAATTTGTTAG GATCACTTTTTGCTTTGGTTTCAATGGATAAACTGGGAAGGAAGGCTCTCCTCATTGCAAGTTTTTCAGGCATG GCAGTGGCTATGACTATTCAGGCAACTTCAGCTAGTTCCCTAGTCTCAGGCAGCAGTGTAATTTATCTCTCTGTTGGAGGCATGCTGTT GTTTGTCTTGACCTTTGCTATGGGTGCTGGACCGGTGCCTGGTCTCCTCCTATCAGAAATGTTTCCTAGTCGGGTCAGGGCTAAGGCGATGTCAATTTGCATGGCTGTCCACTGG ATGATAAATTCCTTAGTGGGTCTGTTGTTTTTGCGATTACTGGAGCTGCTTGGACCGTTAGTCCTGAATACAATTTTCGCCACCTTCTGTTTGCTGGCTGTaatatttgtaaagaaaaatgtgTTGGAAACTAAAGGAAAATCGCTTCAAGATATTGAAATTGCACTTCTTCCACCAGTATAG
- the LOC107906154 gene encoding probable plastidic glucose transporter 3 isoform X3: MLEMLTSESFAFRSGESVYNSVEMRGRHVDSYSMYKRGTRDHVINTYDYDKEQVRLLSGVGKDIGNPSWKRSFPYILLAALSSFLFGYHLGVVNETLESMSHDLGFHGDTMAEGLVVSTCLGGAFVGSLFSGSIADGVGRRRAFQLCALPLIIGSSMSATAKNLWGMLLGRLFVGTGMGIGPPVAALYVAEVSPAYVRGTYGSCSQLATCLGLMGALFIGFPAKQIEGWWRMCFWASVAPAALLTVFMEFSVESPHWLFKRGRGADAEAEFEKLLGGPYVKGAMAELSKSQRGDEADTVKLSELFYGHHRKVVFMGSSLFALQQLSGINAVFYFSSTVFKSAGVPSESANICVGIANLLGSLFALVSMDKLGRKALLIASFSGMAVAMTIQATSASSLVSGSSVIYLSVGGMLFRLPRCV; the protein is encoded by the exons ATGTTAGAAATG TTAACATCTGAGAGTTTTGCCTTCCGTTCTGGGGAGAGTGTTTATAATAGCGTCGAAATGCGGGGACGACATGTCGATTCTTATTCCATGTACAAGCGTGGTACCAGAGACCACGTAATCAATACCTATGACTATGACAAAGAACAAG TACGATTGCTGAGTGGAGTGGGGAAAGATATTGGAAACCCGTCTTGGAAACGATCATTCCCGTATATACTCCTGGCAGCCTTATCTTCCTTCTTATTTGGTTACCATCTTGG AGTAGTTAATGAAACTCTAGAGAGTATGTCACATGACCTTGGTTTTCATGGGGATACCATGGCTGAAG GTCTGGTTGTAAGTACATGTTTAGGGGGTGCCTTTGTTGGATCGCTGTTCAGTGGTTCGATAGCAGATGGGGTTGGGCGTCGTAGGGCATTCCAGCTGTGTGCTTTACCTTTGATAATTGGATCTTCAATGAG TGCAACGGCAAAAAACCTTTGGGGCATGCTTCTAGGGAGGTTATTTGTTGGGACTGGAATGGGTATTGGCCCGCCTGTTGCAGCTCTTTACGTGGCAGAG GTTTCTCCTGCTTATGTAAGAGGTACATATGGAAGCTGTAGTCAACTTGCAACATGCTTAGGATTGATGGGTGCTCTATTTATCGGGTTCCCTGCTAAGCAAATTGAGGGTTG GTGGCGCATGTGTTTCTGGGCATCTGTTGCTCCTGCTGCTCTACTTACTGTTTTTATGGAGTTTTCTGTAGAAAGTCCCCATTGGCTTTTCAAG AGAGGAAGAGGTGCTGATGCTGAAGCTGAGTTTGAGAAACTTTTGGGAGGACCATATGTCAAGGGTGCAATGGCTGAATTGTCAAAGTCACAAAGAGGGGATGAGGCTGATACAGTCAAGCTCTCGGAGCTATTTTATGGCCATCATCGTAAAG TTGTTTTCATGGGATCTTCCCTTTTTGCTTTACAACAGCTCTCTGGTATAAATGCTGTTTTCTATTTCTCATCGACTGTCTTTAAAAGTGCTGGTGTACCCTCAGAGTCTGCAAACATATGTGTGGGAATTGCCAATTTGTTAG GATCACTTTTTGCTTTGGTTTCAATGGATAAACTGGGAAGGAAGGCTCTCCTCATTGCAAGTTTTTCAGGCATG GCAGTGGCTATGACTATTCAGGCAACTTCAGCTAGTTCCCTAGTCTCAGGCAGCAGTGTAATTTATCTCTCTGTTGGAGGCATGCTGTT TAGGTTGCCACGGTGCGTCTAA
- the LOC107906154 gene encoding probable plastidic glucose transporter 3 isoform X4, with the protein MSHDLGFHGDTMAEGLVVSTCLGGAFVGSLFSGSIADGVGRRRAFQLCALPLIIGSSMSATAKNLWGMLLGRLFVGTGMGIGPPVAALYVAEVSPAYVRGTYGSCSQLATCLGLMGALFIGFPAKQIEGWWRMCFWASVAPAALLTVFMEFSVESPHWLFKRGRGADAEAEFEKLLGGPYVKGAMAELSKSQRGDEADTVKLSELFYGHHRKVVFMGSSLFALQQLSGINAVFYFSSTVFKSAGVPSESANICVGIANLLGSLFALVSMDKLGRKALLIASFSGMAVAMTIQATSASSLVSGSSVIYLSVGGMLLFVLTFAMGAGPVPGLLLSEMFPSRVRAKAMSICMAVHWMINSLVGLLFLRLLELLGPLVLNTIFATFCLLAVIFVKKNVLETKGKSLQDIEIALLPPV; encoded by the exons ATGTCACATGACCTTGGTTTTCATGGGGATACCATGGCTGAAG GTCTGGTTGTAAGTACATGTTTAGGGGGTGCCTTTGTTGGATCGCTGTTCAGTGGTTCGATAGCAGATGGGGTTGGGCGTCGTAGGGCATTCCAGCTGTGTGCTTTACCTTTGATAATTGGATCTTCAATGAG TGCAACGGCAAAAAACCTTTGGGGCATGCTTCTAGGGAGGTTATTTGTTGGGACTGGAATGGGTATTGGCCCGCCTGTTGCAGCTCTTTACGTGGCAGAG GTTTCTCCTGCTTATGTAAGAGGTACATATGGAAGCTGTAGTCAACTTGCAACATGCTTAGGATTGATGGGTGCTCTATTTATCGGGTTCCCTGCTAAGCAAATTGAGGGTTG GTGGCGCATGTGTTTCTGGGCATCTGTTGCTCCTGCTGCTCTACTTACTGTTTTTATGGAGTTTTCTGTAGAAAGTCCCCATTGGCTTTTCAAG AGAGGAAGAGGTGCTGATGCTGAAGCTGAGTTTGAGAAACTTTTGGGAGGACCATATGTCAAGGGTGCAATGGCTGAATTGTCAAAGTCACAAAGAGGGGATGAGGCTGATACAGTCAAGCTCTCGGAGCTATTTTATGGCCATCATCGTAAAG TTGTTTTCATGGGATCTTCCCTTTTTGCTTTACAACAGCTCTCTGGTATAAATGCTGTTTTCTATTTCTCATCGACTGTCTTTAAAAGTGCTGGTGTACCCTCAGAGTCTGCAAACATATGTGTGGGAATTGCCAATTTGTTAG GATCACTTTTTGCTTTGGTTTCAATGGATAAACTGGGAAGGAAGGCTCTCCTCATTGCAAGTTTTTCAGGCATG GCAGTGGCTATGACTATTCAGGCAACTTCAGCTAGTTCCCTAGTCTCAGGCAGCAGTGTAATTTATCTCTCTGTTGGAGGCATGCTGTT GTTTGTCTTGACCTTTGCTATGGGTGCTGGACCGGTGCCTGGTCTCCTCCTATCAGAAATGTTTCCTAGTCGGGTCAGGGCTAAGGCGATGTCAATTTGCATGGCTGTCCACTGG ATGATAAATTCCTTAGTGGGTCTGTTGTTTTTGCGATTACTGGAGCTGCTTGGACCGTTAGTCCTGAATACAATTTTCGCCACCTTCTGTTTGCTGGCTGTaatatttgtaaagaaaaatgtgTTGGAAACTAAAGGAAAATCGCTTCAAGATATTGAAATTGCACTTCTTCCACCAGTATAG
- the LOC107906154 gene encoding probable plastidic glucose transporter 3 isoform X2, producing MRGRHVDSYSMYKRGTRDHVINTYDYDKEQVRLLSGVGKDIGNPSWKRSFPYILLAALSSFLFGYHLGVVNETLESMSHDLGFHGDTMAEGLVVSTCLGGAFVGSLFSGSIADGVGRRRAFQLCALPLIIGSSMSATAKNLWGMLLGRLFVGTGMGIGPPVAALYVAEVSPAYVRGTYGSCSQLATCLGLMGALFIGFPAKQIEGWWRMCFWASVAPAALLTVFMEFSVESPHWLFKRGRGADAEAEFEKLLGGPYVKGAMAELSKSQRGDEADTVKLSELFYGHHRKVVFMGSSLFALQQLSGINAVFYFSSTVFKSAGVPSESANICVGIANLLGSLFALVSMDKLGRKALLIASFSGMAVAMTIQATSASSLVSGSSVIYLSVGGMLLFVLTFAMGAGPVPGLLLSEMFPSRVRAKAMSICMAVHWMINSLVGLLFLRLLELLGPLVLNTIFATFCLLAVIFVKKNVLETKGKSLQDIEIALLPPV from the exons ATGCGGGGACGACATGTCGATTCTTATTCCATGTACAAGCGTGGTACCAGAGACCACGTAATCAATACCTATGACTATGACAAAGAACAAG TACGATTGCTGAGTGGAGTGGGGAAAGATATTGGAAACCCGTCTTGGAAACGATCATTCCCGTATATACTCCTGGCAGCCTTATCTTCCTTCTTATTTGGTTACCATCTTGG AGTAGTTAATGAAACTCTAGAGAGTATGTCACATGACCTTGGTTTTCATGGGGATACCATGGCTGAAG GTCTGGTTGTAAGTACATGTTTAGGGGGTGCCTTTGTTGGATCGCTGTTCAGTGGTTCGATAGCAGATGGGGTTGGGCGTCGTAGGGCATTCCAGCTGTGTGCTTTACCTTTGATAATTGGATCTTCAATGAG TGCAACGGCAAAAAACCTTTGGGGCATGCTTCTAGGGAGGTTATTTGTTGGGACTGGAATGGGTATTGGCCCGCCTGTTGCAGCTCTTTACGTGGCAGAG GTTTCTCCTGCTTATGTAAGAGGTACATATGGAAGCTGTAGTCAACTTGCAACATGCTTAGGATTGATGGGTGCTCTATTTATCGGGTTCCCTGCTAAGCAAATTGAGGGTTG GTGGCGCATGTGTTTCTGGGCATCTGTTGCTCCTGCTGCTCTACTTACTGTTTTTATGGAGTTTTCTGTAGAAAGTCCCCATTGGCTTTTCAAG AGAGGAAGAGGTGCTGATGCTGAAGCTGAGTTTGAGAAACTTTTGGGAGGACCATATGTCAAGGGTGCAATGGCTGAATTGTCAAAGTCACAAAGAGGGGATGAGGCTGATACAGTCAAGCTCTCGGAGCTATTTTATGGCCATCATCGTAAAG TTGTTTTCATGGGATCTTCCCTTTTTGCTTTACAACAGCTCTCTGGTATAAATGCTGTTTTCTATTTCTCATCGACTGTCTTTAAAAGTGCTGGTGTACCCTCAGAGTCTGCAAACATATGTGTGGGAATTGCCAATTTGTTAG GATCACTTTTTGCTTTGGTTTCAATGGATAAACTGGGAAGGAAGGCTCTCCTCATTGCAAGTTTTTCAGGCATG GCAGTGGCTATGACTATTCAGGCAACTTCAGCTAGTTCCCTAGTCTCAGGCAGCAGTGTAATTTATCTCTCTGTTGGAGGCATGCTGTT GTTTGTCTTGACCTTTGCTATGGGTGCTGGACCGGTGCCTGGTCTCCTCCTATCAGAAATGTTTCCTAGTCGGGTCAGGGCTAAGGCGATGTCAATTTGCATGGCTGTCCACTGG ATGATAAATTCCTTAGTGGGTCTGTTGTTTTTGCGATTACTGGAGCTGCTTGGACCGTTAGTCCTGAATACAATTTTCGCCACCTTCTGTTTGCTGGCTGTaatatttgtaaagaaaaatgtgTTGGAAACTAAAGGAAAATCGCTTCAAGATATTGAAATTGCACTTCTTCCACCAGTATAG